The following proteins are encoded in a genomic region of Sorangiineae bacterium MSr12523:
- a CDS encoding protein kinase yields MPKNVGEVEYAAGVVLAGKYRVDRRLGGGAMGTVYEVTQTDLERTCAVKVMKTSLARDPALLARFRAEAQTHSLLEGSGHICTVFDYGSLEDGTPYYAMTLLRGRPLSELIHYYYAIKQRRFPPKIALAIAHQICKALAFAHERGVVHCDIKPENLFVHVQPGSQAWWVLVVDFGIAHNVASTVQPDEMFIGTPPFSPREQVLGRPPSPKMDVHALGVVLFIMLTGRAPFAHLGAKGLAAVLSARPPAAPLLSQFGDYPRELTALLARCLSHNADERPDARHLAARFHELANELPESGARPDESAKTPALTAPITPSETPLAISRWQQDQDKWDRTQRRLQRRENLRRFARRTGLTLAIVFGVAGASSTGILLFRKPDAPPPHASGQSAPIVPTSAPLAPPPIAPAPTAPAKTAPPQATTAEPAPSEKAPAEPIPAASASQRPSPKASAAQRSSADMAPPPRTRTPQKESATPGNLGTDLETTID; encoded by the coding sequence ATGCCCAAGAACGTCGGGGAAGTGGAATACGCAGCCGGTGTCGTCCTCGCCGGCAAATATCGAGTGGATAGGCGTTTGGGCGGCGGCGCCATGGGCACGGTTTACGAGGTTACGCAGACGGATCTCGAGCGAACGTGCGCCGTGAAAGTGATGAAGACGTCGCTCGCGCGGGACCCCGCGCTCCTTGCTCGCTTTCGTGCCGAGGCGCAGACGCATTCCCTCCTCGAGGGGAGCGGCCACATTTGCACCGTCTTCGATTATGGCTCCCTCGAAGATGGCACTCCCTATTATGCCATGACGCTCCTGCGCGGCCGCCCGCTCAGCGAGTTGATTCATTACTACTACGCCATCAAGCAACGGCGATTTCCGCCCAAAATTGCATTGGCGATTGCCCATCAAATCTGCAAAGCGCTGGCCTTTGCGCACGAACGCGGCGTCGTCCATTGCGATATCAAACCCGAGAATCTTTTCGTGCACGTCCAACCGGGGTCGCAAGCCTGGTGGGTGCTCGTCGTCGACTTCGGAATTGCCCATAACGTGGCCTCCACGGTGCAGCCCGACGAAATGTTCATCGGCACACCGCCCTTCTCTCCGCGCGAGCAAGTCCTCGGCCGGCCTCCCTCGCCCAAGATGGACGTTCACGCGTTGGGCGTCGTCCTCTTCATCATGCTCACGGGCCGCGCGCCCTTCGCGCACCTCGGCGCGAAGGGCCTTGCTGCGGTGCTCTCCGCCCGGCCGCCGGCGGCCCCGCTCCTCAGTCAATTCGGCGACTACCCGCGCGAGCTCACTGCGCTGCTCGCGCGGTGCCTTTCCCACAATGCCGACGAGCGCCCCGACGCGCGCCACCTCGCCGCACGTTTTCACGAGCTTGCAAACGAGCTTCCCGAGTCGGGCGCACGGCCCGACGAAAGCGCTAAAACGCCGGCGCTCACGGCCCCCATCACCCCGTCGGAGACGCCGCTGGCCATCAGCCGCTGGCAGCAGGACCAGGACAAATGGGACCGCACGCAACGGCGACTGCAACGACGCGAGAATTTGCGCCGGTTCGCCAGGCGCACCGGATTGACCTTGGCCATCGTATTCGGCGTGGCGGGCGCTTCCTCCACGGGCATCCTCCTTTTCCGAAAGCCCGATGCGCCGCCGCCGCATGCCTCCGGACAATCCGCACCGATCGTGCCGACTTCCGCGCCCCTTGCGCCGCCCCCCATCGCGCCTGCCCCGACGGCACCTGCCAAGACGGCACCTCCCCAGGCAACGACTGCGGAACCAGCACCTTCGGAAAAAGCCCCCGCCGAGCCAATCCCCGCGGCCTCCGCAAGCCAACGACCTTCACCCAAAGCCTCCGCCGCCCAGCGTTCCTCGGCGGACATGGCACCGCCGCCGCGAACGCGCACTCCTCAAAAGGAGAGCGCAACGCCGGGCAACCTGGGAACCGACCTCGAGACCACCATCGATTGA
- a CDS encoding amino acid ABC transporter ATP-binding protein, which yields MVVLKGVNKWYGQLHVLRDVNLEIAAGEVVVVIGPSGSGKSTLCRAINRLETIQGGEIRFAGRPLPEEGAALAKLRSEVGMVFQSFNLFAHKTILENVMLAPIKVLKEPEEEARTRGLALLERVGIKNQADKYPAQLSGGQQQRAAIARALAMRPKAMLFDEPTSALDPEMVNEVLDVMTNLAKGGMTMIVVTHEMGFARRAAHRVVFMADGQVVEQAPPEQFFADPKTDRAKDFLSKILTH from the coding sequence TTGGTGGTGCTCAAGGGGGTCAACAAGTGGTACGGGCAACTGCACGTGCTGCGGGATGTGAACCTGGAGATCGCAGCGGGTGAGGTCGTGGTGGTCATCGGCCCGTCCGGTTCGGGCAAATCCACCCTATGCCGCGCGATTAACCGCCTCGAAACGATCCAGGGCGGAGAAATCCGCTTCGCAGGCCGCCCGCTACCTGAGGAGGGCGCGGCGCTGGCCAAGCTGCGGAGCGAGGTCGGCATGGTGTTTCAGTCGTTCAATCTGTTCGCGCACAAGACTATCCTCGAGAATGTGATGCTCGCCCCCATCAAGGTGCTCAAAGAGCCCGAGGAAGAGGCGCGAACGCGCGGCCTCGCCCTGCTCGAACGGGTGGGCATCAAAAATCAGGCCGACAAGTACCCGGCGCAACTTTCCGGCGGGCAGCAACAGCGCGCAGCCATTGCGCGGGCGCTGGCGATGCGCCCCAAGGCCATGCTCTTCGACGAGCCGACCAGCGCGCTCGATCCGGAGATGGTGAACGAAGTTCTCGACGTCATGACCAACCTGGCCAAAGGTGGCATGACGATGATCGTCGTCACGCACGAGATGGGCTTTGCCCGTCGTGCAGCGCACCGCGTCGTATTCATGGCCGATGGTCAGGTCGTCGAGCAGGCTCCACCCGAACAATTTTTCGCGGACCCGAAGACCGATCGGGCCAAAGACTTCTTGTCCAAGATCCTAACGCACTAA
- a CDS encoding glutamate ABC transporter substrate-binding protein: MGALAIVMALGACGKKEDPGAAGSAGSTSAAVGTGDKCASSGVKLTPATDVKIEGSKTYDKIKGAGKVVVGVKADQPNLGYKDADGKRCGFDIEIAQLVAARIGIDPSKIEYKEIPSTNRETAIKGGEIDYYVGTYSITDKRKNDVGFAGPYFIAGQDLLVRKDESGIAGKDGLQGKKVCSATGSTPLQRVREQKLTDDGNISEFKTYSECVSQLLDKKVDAVTTDDAILKGYAAQSPSKLKVIGQPFSQEKYGIGVAKDDTAFRNAVNDALEAAAKDGTWKKIYDGTLGLSGSSATQPPVERY, from the coding sequence ATGGGTGCCCTCGCAATCGTGATGGCCTTGGGCGCATGTGGAAAGAAAGAGGATCCCGGTGCCGCTGGCAGCGCCGGCAGCACGAGCGCCGCGGTGGGCACGGGCGACAAATGCGCCAGCTCGGGGGTCAAGCTCACGCCGGCGACGGACGTGAAAATCGAGGGCAGCAAGACGTACGACAAGATCAAGGGCGCCGGTAAAGTCGTCGTCGGCGTGAAGGCCGACCAGCCGAACCTGGGCTACAAAGACGCCGACGGAAAGCGGTGCGGTTTCGATATCGAAATTGCCCAATTGGTCGCCGCGCGCATCGGCATCGATCCGTCGAAAATCGAATACAAAGAGATCCCCTCGACGAACCGCGAGACGGCCATCAAGGGCGGCGAAATCGATTACTACGTGGGCACGTACTCCATCACCGACAAGCGAAAGAACGACGTCGGCTTCGCCGGCCCGTATTTCATCGCCGGCCAGGATCTCTTGGTCCGCAAGGACGAATCGGGCATCGCCGGCAAAGATGGCTTGCAGGGCAAAAAGGTCTGTTCGGCGACGGGCTCCACGCCCTTGCAGCGCGTGCGCGAGCAAAAGCTGACCGACGACGGGAACATCAGCGAGTTCAAGACCTACTCCGAGTGTGTCTCGCAATTGCTCGACAAGAAGGTGGACGCCGTCACCACGGACGACGCCATCTTGAAGGGATACGCCGCGCAGAGCCCGAGCAAGCTCAAGGTCATTGGCCAGCCTTTCAGCCAAGAGAAATACGGCATCGGCGTGGCCAAGGATGACACGGCCTTCCGCAATGCGGTGAATGACGCGCTCGAAGCGGCGGCCAAAGACGGCACCTGGAAGAAGATCTACGACGGCACGTTGGGTCTCTCCGGATCGTCGGCGACGCAACCCCCCGTCGAACGATACTGA
- a CDS encoding amino acid ABC transporter permease codes for MLEFFRTLTNNWDIFSRGFFTTLKLFVIGAVGSLTVGTILATMRVSPVPVLRGLGAAYVNIIRNTPLTLVFAFLVFAAPKLGIEIAFEPAAYTALTIYTAAFICETLRSGINTVPVGQGEAARALGMTFGQVLYLIVLPQAFRTVVPPLISMLNAMLKNTTVAAGFSVVEAGAIQAYLSERGENQVYTLFWITFGFLTFVVPLILLQRFLERRWAVVR; via the coding sequence ATGCTCGAATTTTTCCGCACGCTGACCAACAACTGGGACATCTTCTCCCGCGGCTTTTTCACCACGCTGAAGCTTTTCGTCATCGGCGCGGTGGGGTCGCTCACGGTGGGTACCATTCTGGCGACGATGCGCGTATCGCCGGTGCCGGTGCTCCGCGGGCTGGGGGCGGCGTACGTGAACATCATTCGCAATACGCCGCTGACCCTCGTTTTTGCCTTCTTGGTGTTCGCTGCACCCAAGTTGGGAATCGAAATCGCATTCGAGCCGGCGGCGTACACCGCGCTCACCATTTATACGGCGGCCTTCATCTGCGAAACCCTGCGCTCGGGCATCAACACGGTGCCCGTGGGCCAGGGCGAGGCGGCCCGCGCGTTGGGGATGACGTTCGGCCAGGTCCTGTACCTCATCGTGCTTCCGCAGGCGTTTCGCACGGTGGTGCCGCCGCTCATCAGCATGCTGAACGCCATGTTGAAGAACACGACCGTGGCCGCCGGCTTTTCCGTGGTGGAGGCCGGCGCCATTCAGGCGTACCTCTCCGAGCGCGGTGAGAATCAGGTGTATACGCTTTTCTGGATCACCTTTGGCTTTCTGACCTTCGTGGTGCCGCTCATTCTGCTGCAGCGGTTCCTCGAACGCCGATGGGCGGTGGTTCGATGA
- a CDS encoding amino acid ABC transporter permease, with translation MSTSVLYDEPGPRARLRHRFVGIATIGLIVAFVAFTIYRFSETGQFEPLKWKQFEYEAIQLQLLHGLLATLEAAGTAAALALIFGGVFASARISDAWIFRAPATFLVELFRAIPLLILIFFGYYVPLQYGLHISNFWALVAGLTVYNGSVLAEIIRAGIAAIPSGQSEAAYALGMQKGQVVRLILLPQAIRSMLPSIIGQLVVLLKDTALGFIITYPELLYVGKQMGSRLAFDLPYVPTYLVIAAIYIGMCAIMSAFANWLAKRGDGKRSPAPAPRP, from the coding sequence ATGAGCACCTCCGTTCTCTACGACGAGCCGGGCCCGCGCGCACGCCTGCGGCACCGCTTCGTGGGCATCGCCACCATTGGGCTGATCGTCGCCTTCGTGGCGTTCACGATTTACCGCTTTTCCGAAACCGGCCAATTCGAACCGCTCAAGTGGAAGCAATTCGAATACGAGGCGATTCAGCTTCAATTGCTCCACGGGCTGCTCGCCACGTTGGAGGCGGCAGGCACCGCGGCCGCACTTGCGCTCATTTTCGGCGGCGTCTTCGCCAGCGCACGCATCAGCGACGCGTGGATCTTTCGCGCGCCCGCCACGTTCTTGGTCGAGCTTTTCCGCGCCATTCCGCTGCTGATTCTGATCTTCTTCGGCTATTACGTACCGCTGCAGTACGGCCTGCACATTAGCAACTTCTGGGCGCTGGTCGCCGGCCTCACCGTGTACAACGGCTCGGTGCTCGCGGAGATCATCCGCGCGGGCATCGCGGCCATTCCGAGCGGGCAGTCCGAGGCGGCGTATGCGCTGGGCATGCAGAAAGGCCAGGTGGTCCGGCTCATTCTGCTGCCGCAGGCCATACGGAGCATGCTTCCGTCGATCATCGGGCAGCTCGTGGTCCTTTTGAAGGACACGGCGCTGGGCTTCATCATCACGTACCCCGAGCTTCTCTACGTCGGCAAGCAAATGGGCAGCCGCTTGGCCTTCGACCTTCCCTACGTGCCGACGTACCTGGTCATCGCGGCGATTTACATTGGCATGTGCGCGATCATGTCGGCGTTTGCGAATTGGCTCGCAAAACGCGGGGACGGAAAGCGATCGCCAGCCCCAGCACCTCGTCCGTAA
- a CDS encoding NADP-dependent oxidoreductase, translated as MLTMDVVQLRFYVAAPMALINHRFQLTSRPVGLVKRSDFTYSEAPVADPGEGEVTVKVRYLSLDPAMRGWMNDAKSYVPPVGLGEVMRAQGIGEVIASADPKFPVGEQVLGLFGVQEYATLKTKGLRKVDPKAAPLPVYLSVLGMTGMTAYFGLLDVGQPKPGETVVVSGAAGATGMVVGQIAKIKGCRAVGIAGGSEKCDYLVKELGFDAAIDYKSQDVKAGLKANAPDGIHVYFDNVGGDILDAALSKLARHARVVICGAVSQYNTTEGAKGPANYLSLLINRARMEGFIVFDYAERYGEAARELAGWVAAGKLKSREQIVKGLDTFPESLLKLFRGENTGKLVLEV; from the coding sequence ATGTTGACCATGGACGTCGTGCAACTTCGTTTCTACGTTGCCGCCCCCATGGCACTCATCAATCATCGATTTCAACTTACTTCCCGCCCGGTCGGCCTGGTCAAGCGCAGCGATTTCACGTACAGCGAAGCGCCCGTCGCCGATCCGGGCGAGGGTGAGGTCACCGTCAAAGTGCGTTACCTCTCGCTCGATCCCGCGATGCGCGGTTGGATGAACGACGCGAAGTCGTATGTCCCGCCGGTCGGCCTTGGCGAGGTGATGCGTGCACAAGGAATTGGCGAGGTCATCGCATCGGCCGATCCGAAGTTTCCGGTTGGGGAACAGGTCCTGGGCCTTTTCGGCGTGCAGGAATACGCCACGCTCAAGACCAAAGGCCTGCGAAAGGTCGACCCCAAGGCCGCACCGCTTCCGGTGTACTTGAGTGTCCTCGGAATGACCGGCATGACCGCGTATTTCGGTCTTCTCGACGTGGGGCAGCCCAAGCCCGGTGAAACCGTGGTCGTCTCCGGCGCGGCCGGGGCCACGGGCATGGTCGTGGGGCAAATCGCGAAGATCAAAGGCTGTCGGGCCGTCGGCATCGCAGGCGGCAGCGAGAAATGCGATTACCTCGTCAAGGAGCTCGGGTTCGACGCGGCCATCGATTACAAGAGCCAAGACGTCAAAGCGGGATTGAAGGCCAACGCGCCCGACGGCATCCACGTCTATTTCGACAACGTCGGTGGCGACATTCTCGACGCCGCGCTTTCCAAGCTCGCGCGCCATGCCCGCGTGGTCATCTGCGGCGCCGTTTCGCAGTACAACACCACCGAGGGCGCCAAAGGCCCGGCGAATTACCTTTCGCTATTGATCAATCGGGCCCGCATGGAAGGCTTCATCGTCTTCGATTACGCCGAGCGCTATGGCGAGGCCGCACGCGAGCTCGCCGGCTGGGTGGCCGCCGGCAAGCTGAAGTCGCGCGAGCAAATCGTCAAAGGACTGGATACGTTCCCGGAGAGCCTGCTCAAGTTGTTCCGGGGCGAAAACACCGGGAAGCTGGTGCTCGAAGTCTAA
- a CDS encoding NAD(P)H-dependent oxidoreductase codes for MSSTFRVLGIAGSLRKQSYNRALLRTATQLAPASLTFETAEWADFPPYDADVEAAGRPESVVRFRAQIAAADAILIATPEYNYSIPGGLKNAVDWASRPPEQPFNGKLLGIIGASGGDGGTMRSQYHWRQVAVFLNLHVMNKPEVFVRRAGDKFDAEGNLTDEAIRKTLTQYMQSFAEWIASHKK; via the coding sequence ATGAGTTCTACGTTTCGGGTATTGGGAATCGCAGGTAGCCTTCGTAAACAATCTTACAACCGTGCGCTGCTCCGCACCGCGACACAACTCGCGCCTGCCTCGCTCACCTTCGAGACGGCGGAGTGGGCCGACTTTCCGCCCTACGACGCGGACGTCGAGGCTGCGGGCCGCCCGGAATCCGTCGTGCGATTCCGCGCGCAGATTGCCGCGGCCGACGCGATTCTCATCGCGACCCCGGAATACAATTATTCCATTCCCGGTGGCCTCAAGAACGCCGTCGACTGGGCCTCGCGCCCGCCGGAGCAGCCGTTCAACGGCAAGCTACTGGGCATCATCGGCGCCAGCGGAGGTGACGGCGGCACGATGCGTTCGCAGTACCACTGGCGGCAGGTTGCCGTGTTTTTGAACCTCCACGTGATGAACAAGCCCGAAGTCTTCGTGCGGCGTGCCGGGGACAAGTTCGACGCGGAAGGCAACCTGACCGACGAGGCAATCCGCAAGACGCTGACGCAGTACATGCAATCATTTGCCGAGTGGATCGCCTCGCACAAGAAATGA
- a CDS encoding pyridoxal-dependent decarboxylase, translating to MCRWLHVGGMTGERLDEILSAVRDGAQAFLKTVAERPVAAPREALRAVSFPALPDQGWGTTRALDYFRANLEPLLSGSAGPRYLGFVTGGSTPAALAGDWLAAAYDQNVSSDGDSIATGVERHTLAMLRALFGVPDSFEGAFVSGATQANVVALATARQWAYARIGIDVSEAGLTGAPPIAVLAGAPHASIDKAVSILGMGRRCIERISLVEGRAVIDPAALDAHLKARAYAAPCIVSASAGEVNTGDFDDLRAVAEVARRHGAWLHVDGAFGLFAAADPAYAHLVDGLELADSIASDAHKWLNVPYDSGFVFTRHLTDQERVFRAAGAYLGAGPDLLHRTPENSRRFRALPAWMTLMAYGREGYRELVHRCCEHARRLGEHLRASGSFELLADVHLNIVCFAPRSREVRDRDRVLEAIHAGGRAFFTPTLYAGRPAIRAAFSNWSTTADDIAIVARALDEAGAL from the coding sequence GTGTGCCGGTGGCTCCACGTGGGGGGGATGACCGGTGAGCGACTCGATGAAATCCTGAGTGCGGTGCGCGACGGGGCGCAGGCCTTCTTGAAAACGGTGGCCGAGCGCCCCGTGGCCGCGCCCCGGGAAGCACTGCGCGCGGTGTCGTTTCCGGCCCTGCCCGACCAAGGGTGGGGCACGACGCGCGCGCTCGACTATTTCCGCGCGAACCTGGAGCCGCTGCTCTCGGGCTCGGCAGGACCGCGCTACCTCGGCTTCGTCACGGGGGGCTCCACGCCGGCGGCGCTCGCGGGCGATTGGCTCGCCGCGGCGTATGACCAGAATGTCTCGAGCGACGGCGACTCCATCGCCACCGGGGTGGAGAGGCACACGCTCGCCATGCTGCGCGCTCTCTTTGGCGTGCCCGATTCGTTCGAAGGGGCCTTCGTCAGCGGTGCCACACAAGCAAACGTGGTGGCCCTGGCCACCGCGAGGCAGTGGGCGTACGCGCGCATCGGCATCGACGTCTCCGAGGCGGGGCTCACCGGTGCGCCGCCCATTGCGGTTCTCGCCGGTGCGCCGCACGCGAGCATCGACAAAGCGGTCTCCATTTTGGGCATGGGGCGGCGGTGCATCGAGCGCATCTCCCTCGTCGAGGGCCGCGCCGTCATCGACCCGGCCGCGCTGGATGCGCACTTGAAAGCGCGCGCCTACGCCGCGCCGTGCATCGTCTCGGCGAGCGCCGGGGAGGTGAACACCGGCGACTTCGACGACCTTCGCGCCGTCGCCGAGGTGGCCAGACGCCACGGTGCGTGGCTCCACGTCGACGGAGCCTTCGGCCTCTTCGCGGCGGCCGATCCAGCCTACGCGCACCTCGTGGACGGGCTCGAACTCGCCGATTCCATCGCATCCGACGCACACAAATGGCTCAACGTGCCTTACGACTCGGGCTTCGTGTTCACGAGGCATTTGACCGACCAAGAGCGCGTCTTCCGCGCCGCGGGCGCGTACCTCGGCGCCGGGCCGGATCTCCTGCACCGCACGCCAGAGAACTCGCGCCGTTTTCGCGCGCTGCCTGCCTGGATGACGTTGATGGCCTACGGCCGTGAGGGCTACCGGGAATTGGTGCATCGCTGCTGCGAGCACGCGCGCCGGCTCGGCGAGCACCTTCGCGCCTCTGGTTCGTTCGAGCTTCTCGCGGACGTGCACCTGAACATCGTGTGTTTCGCGCCTCGATCACGCGAAGTGCGCGATCGCGATCGCGTGCTCGAGGCCATTCACGCGGGCGGCCGCGCATTCTTCACGCCGACCCTGTACGCGGGCCGGCCTGCCATCCGCGCCGCATTCTCCAACTGGTCCACGACCGCCGATGATATCGCCATCGTGGCCCGTGCGCTCGACGAAGCGGGTGCGCTATGA
- a CDS encoding 2-dehydropantoate 2-reductase, whose translation MRICIVGAGAIGGFLGARLALAGQDVTLIARGPHLQAIRDHGLKLIEIDGRERVVKTRATSDFEEAGPQDVVIVALKAGSLPAIAPRLRALYHAETSVVTAQNGFPWWYFHKLPGPYENRRVELVDPGGVIEANIEPRRVIGIIVYPAADIDTPGVIRHVEGERFSLGELDGEKTERVRILREAFEAAGMKAKVTPRIRWETWVKLWGNLAFNPISALTRSTLEEICRYPLTRQLARTMMQEAQTVAERLGIDFGIKIEQRIDGAEKVGAHKTSMLQDIERGRPTEVDAMVGAVAELGRWMDIPTPSIDAVYASVKLLEQRTTL comes from the coding sequence ATGCGCATCTGTATCGTAGGTGCGGGCGCCATCGGCGGCTTTCTCGGCGCGAGGCTGGCGCTTGCGGGGCAGGACGTCACGCTCATCGCGCGCGGGCCGCACCTGCAAGCGATTCGCGACCACGGGCTCAAACTCATCGAAATCGATGGGCGCGAGCGCGTGGTCAAAACGCGCGCAACGTCGGATTTCGAGGAGGCGGGACCACAAGACGTGGTCATCGTGGCGCTGAAGGCGGGCAGCTTGCCGGCCATCGCGCCGCGCCTTCGGGCGCTCTACCACGCGGAGACGAGCGTCGTTACGGCGCAAAATGGATTTCCGTGGTGGTACTTCCATAAATTGCCAGGACCCTACGAAAACCGCCGCGTCGAATTGGTGGATCCCGGCGGCGTCATCGAGGCGAACATCGAGCCGCGTCGAGTCATCGGTATCATCGTTTACCCCGCGGCGGATATCGACACCCCCGGTGTCATCCGCCACGTGGAAGGCGAGCGCTTCTCACTCGGCGAGCTCGATGGGGAAAAGACGGAGCGCGTGCGCATCCTGCGCGAGGCGTTCGAGGCTGCGGGAATGAAGGCGAAGGTCACGCCGCGCATCCGCTGGGAGACGTGGGTCAAGCTTTGGGGCAACCTCGCGTTCAACCCCATCTCCGCGCTCACGCGCTCCACGCTGGAAGAGATATGCCGATATCCGCTCACGCGGCAATTGGCGCGCACCATGATGCAGGAAGCCCAAACGGTGGCCGAGCGATTGGGCATCGATTTCGGCATCAAGATCGAACAGCGCATCGACGGCGCGGAAAAGGTGGGAGCCCACAAAACGTCCATGCTTCAAGACATCGAACGCGGTCGGCCCACCGAGGTCGATGCCATGGTCGGTGCCGTCGCGGAGCTGGGGCGCTGGATGGACATTCCCACGCCGTCCATCGATGCGGTGTATGCGTCGGTCAAGCTGCTCGAGCAACGCACGACGCTCTAA
- a CDS encoding acyl--CoA ligase, which yields MTTLYDLLAGEDNHPALVAPGKPPVTYGQLRENVVKLAAQLNQFGFGRGDRIAIAMINGPELITTFFGAAMAGTSAPLNPKYKQEEFAFYYEDTAAKVLITSPEGIPAAVAAALPTMTLLTVSADSKGRCSFERTGGATYAPKPVELSLKDDVAMILHTSGTTSRPKRVPLRHRNLFASAGNIRGTYNLTPADTTLCVMPLFHIHGIVGSMLSTLSSGGTVVCPAGFNAMEFLSLYETFSPTWYSAVPTMHQMVLARISKHADVVRKKPLRFIRSSSAPMPGVVRERLEELFQAPQLDSYGMTEASHQMSSNPLPPRVRKGGTVGVGHGVDVAIMDEVGNLLKPGQIGEVVVRGPNVVDGYENNPEANAAAFTNGWFRTGDQGVQDEEGYLSLTGRIKELINRGGEKVSPLEIDDVLLRHPAVAEALAFAVPHKMLGEEIHAAVVLKGECESAELRAHCAAALAEYKIPKKFHVLTEIPRGATGKLQRINMAKFLQVGSED from the coding sequence ATGACGACGCTCTACGATTTGCTCGCTGGAGAAGACAACCACCCTGCGCTGGTCGCCCCTGGCAAACCGCCGGTGACCTACGGCCAATTGCGCGAAAATGTGGTGAAGCTCGCCGCCCAATTGAATCAATTTGGATTTGGCCGTGGCGATCGAATCGCCATTGCCATGATCAATGGGCCGGAGCTCATTACGACATTTTTCGGCGCTGCGATGGCGGGTACTTCCGCACCGCTCAATCCGAAATACAAACAAGAAGAATTCGCATTCTATTACGAAGACACGGCGGCGAAGGTACTCATTACTTCGCCGGAAGGGATCCCCGCGGCGGTTGCCGCCGCACTGCCCACCATGACGCTCCTCACGGTGTCGGCCGACTCGAAGGGGCGCTGCTCGTTCGAACGCACCGGCGGGGCGACGTATGCCCCCAAGCCCGTCGAGTTGTCGCTCAAAGACGACGTGGCCATGATCCTCCACACCAGCGGCACCACCAGCCGGCCCAAGCGCGTTCCCTTGCGCCATCGCAACTTGTTTGCGTCGGCGGGGAACATTCGCGGTACGTACAATCTCACGCCGGCGGATACCACGTTGTGCGTGATGCCGCTGTTTCATATTCACGGCATCGTCGGATCCATGTTGTCCACGCTCTCGTCGGGCGGCACGGTGGTGTGTCCGGCGGGGTTCAATGCCATGGAGTTCCTCTCACTGTACGAGACGTTCTCCCCCACGTGGTATTCGGCCGTGCCCACGATGCACCAGATGGTGCTCGCGCGCATTTCGAAGCATGCCGACGTCGTTCGCAAGAAGCCGCTGCGTTTCATTCGTTCGAGCAGCGCCCCGATGCCCGGCGTCGTGCGCGAACGGCTCGAGGAGCTCTTCCAGGCTCCGCAACTCGATTCGTACGGCATGACCGAGGCGAGCCATCAAATGTCCTCCAATCCACTGCCGCCGCGTGTGCGCAAGGGAGGTACCGTGGGCGTCGGTCATGGCGTAGACGTGGCCATCATGGACGAAGTCGGCAATCTGCTGAAGCCTGGCCAGATTGGCGAGGTCGTGGTGCGCGGGCCCAACGTGGTCGACGGCTACGAGAACAACCCCGAGGCCAATGCGGCGGCCTTCACCAATGGGTGGTTTCGCACCGGCGATCAAGGCGTACAAGACGAGGAGGGCTACCTCTCGCTCACCGGGCGCATCAAGGAATTGATCAACCGCGGTGGTGAGAAGGTCTCGCCGCTGGAGATCGACGACGTGCTCCTTCGCCACCCCGCGGTGGCCGAGGCGCTCGCGTTTGCCGTGCCGCACAAGATGCTCGGCGAGGAGATCCACGCGGCCGTGGTCCTCAAGGGCGAGTGCGAGAGTGCGGAGCTGCGCGCGCATTGCGCTGCGGCGCTTGCAGAGTACAAGATTCCGAAGAAATTCCACGTGCTCACGGAGATCCCGCGCGGCGCTACGGGTAAGCTACAACGGATCAACATGGCCAAGTTCCTTCAAGTGGGCAGCGAGGACTGA
- a CDS encoding class I SAM-dependent methyltransferase — protein sequence MPIDISERTLAYYDANAEGFWAGTRDHDVSQNIEALVSAIHASHPLTILDFGCGPGRDLKAMKDGGNVPIGLEGSARFAEMARQYSGCEVWQQDFLELSLPQSFFDGIFANASLFHVPSAHLPRVIGELGAALKPGGVFFCSNPRGEGEEGFSGERYACFFDHELWLSFFTAQGFDEVTHYYRPTGKPRAEQRWLAMVLRKRH from the coding sequence ATGCCAATCGACATCAGCGAACGAACTTTGGCCTATTACGATGCGAACGCCGAAGGCTTTTGGGCCGGCACCCGCGATCATGACGTATCGCAGAACATCGAGGCGCTCGTCTCGGCTATCCATGCGTCACACCCGTTGACCATTCTCGACTTCGGTTGTGGACCGGGGCGCGATCTCAAAGCGATGAAGGACGGAGGGAACGTTCCGATTGGCCTCGAAGGATCGGCGCGCTTTGCGGAGATGGCACGGCAATACAGTGGATGCGAAGTCTGGCAGCAGGACTTTCTCGAGCTATCTCTGCCGCAGTCTTTCTTCGATGGCATATTTGCGAATGCATCCTTATTCCATGTTCCCAGTGCGCACTTACCACGTGTGATCGGCGAGCTCGGCGCAGCATTGAAACCGGGCGGAGTCTTCTTTTGCTCCAACCCGCGCGGCGAAGGCGAAGAAGGGTTTTCCGGCGAGCGTTATGCGTGCTTTTTCGATCATGAACTTTGGCTCTCATTTTTTACTGCACAGGGCTTCGACGAAGTTACGCACTACTACCGGCCGACCGGAAAACCTCGCGCAGAACAGCGTTGGCTTGCCATGGTGCTCCGTAAGCGTCATTAG